DNA from Streptomyces luteogriseus:
TGCCCGCGGTGAACCGCTCGGCGAAGGCGTCGTAGACGTCCGTGTGCACGATGAACCGCTTCGCGGCGATGCAGGACTGCCCGTTGTTCTGCACCCGCGCGGTCACCGCGACCTTGGCGGCCCGGTCGATGTCGGCCGAGGGCATCACGACGAACGGGTCGCTGCCGCCCAGCTCAAGCACCGTCTTCTTGATCATCTCTCCGGCGGTGGAGGCGACCGCGCGGCCCGCCGGCTCGCTGCCGGTGAGTGTGGCGGCCTTGACCCGCTCGTCGCGCAGGATCTCGTCGACCGCCCCGGAACCGATCAGCAGGGTCTGGAAGGTGCCCTCGGTGAAGCCCGCCCGGTGGAAGAGGTCCTCCAGGTAGAGGGCGGTCTGCGGGACGTTCGAGGCGTGCTTGAGCAGGCCCACGTTGCCCGCCATCAGCGCGGGCGCGGCGAAGCGGATCACCTGCCAGAGCGGGAAGTTCCACGGCATCACCGCGAGCACCGGACCGAGCGGCCGGTAGCGGACCCGTACGTGTGAGGCGCCGGAGTCCTTCACGTCGGAGGCGGAGGGTTCCTCGTCGGCGAGGAGTTCCTCGGCGTGGTCGGCGTACCAGCGCATCGCCTTGGCGCACTTCGCCGCCTCGGCCCGGGCCTGCTGGACCGGCTTGCCCATCTCGGTGGTCATCACGCGGGCGATGTCCTGCTGGTCCTCTTCGAGGAGGTCGGCGGCCCGGTGCAGCAGCCGGGCGCGCTCGTCGAAGGTCGTCGTCCGGTACGTGCGGAACGTGGCCTCCGCGAGCTGGAGCCGGCGCTCGATCTCCTGCTCGTCCATGGCCTCGTACGTCTTGAGCGTCTCGCCGTTCGCCGGGTTCACCGTTGCGATGGGCATGGCTGACCTCCCTCGGAGCGGGCTGTGTCTCGACCTTCCCGCGTGGCGGAGGGGACCGCAACGCGGGAGCGTCTCCTCAGGGCGAGTGCTCCGCCAGCCGGTCGAGAAACGCCGCCTGCGCCTTGACGATCACGGCGCGAGCCCGGTCGAGGCCGAACCAGGCCACCCGGTCCAGCTCGGGGAACTCCTGGAGCCGCCCCGACTTCGGCGGCCACTCCATCCGGAAGGTGCCGGGCGTGATGGTCGCCGGGTCGAGGTCCGCCCGGATCGCCCACGCCGTGACGATCTTGCCGTTGGTCTGACGGACCTCGCCGAGGTCGATGGCCTCGCCGTCGGGCGGGGGCAGTCCCACTTCCTCCTGGAACTCGCGGCGCGCGGCCTCCCAGGCGGGCTCGTCCGGCTCGTACTCGCCCTTGATCACGGTCCACGCCCCGGCGTCGCGCCGGACGAAGAACGGCCCGCCCATATGGCCGAGCAGCACGTCGAGGCCGTCGTCGCCGGGGTGGAAGAGCAGCAGACCGGCACTGCGCTTCACGGCGCCACCTCCGGGTGCGCGGCGAGCAGTGTCTCGACCGTGTCGGCGTCCTCGGGGCGCTTGTCCTCCCGGTAGCGGACGACGCGGGCGAAGCGGAGGGTGACGCCGGCCGGGTAGCGGGTGGAGCGCTGCAGCCCGTCGTAGGCGATCTCGACGACGAGTTCGGGGCGGACGGTCACGACGTGGCCGTCGTCCTCGACGGCGAGCTGCTGGAGGCGCTCGGTCTGCCAGGTGAGCATCGCGTCGGTCATGCCCTTGAACGTCTTGCCGAGCATGGCGAGGCCGCCGTCGGCGGTGCGGGCGCCCAGGTGGAGGTTGGAGAGCTTGCCGGTGCGGCGGCCGTGGCCCCACTCGGCGGCCAGGACG
Protein-coding regions in this window:
- a CDS encoding NADP-dependent succinic semialdehyde dehydrogenase, which gives rise to MPIATVNPANGETLKTYEAMDEQEIERRLQLAEATFRTYRTTTFDERARLLHRAADLLEEDQQDIARVMTTEMGKPVQQARAEAAKCAKAMRWYADHAEELLADEEPSASDVKDSGASHVRVRYRPLGPVLAVMPWNFPLWQVIRFAAPALMAGNVGLLKHASNVPQTALYLEDLFHRAGFTEGTFQTLLIGSGAVDEILRDERVKAATLTGSEPAGRAVASTAGEMIKKTVLELGGSDPFVVMPSADIDRAAKVAVTARVQNNGQSCIAAKRFIVHTDVYDAFAERFTAGMKALKVGDPMADDTEVGPLASEQGLRDLEELVDDAVRSGAQVLCGGERPDGPGWYYTPSILAGVTREMRIHREEAFGPVATLYRAADLDEAVLIANDSPFGLSSNVWTRDEAEVDRFVRDLEAGGVFFNGMTASHPAFPFGGVKRSGYGRELSGHGIREFCNITTVWHGA
- a CDS encoding NUDIX domain-containing protein, translated to MKRSAGLLLFHPGDDGLDVLLGHMGGPFFVRRDAGAWTVIKGEYEPDEPAWEAARREFQEEVGLPPPDGEAIDLGEVRQTNGKIVTAWAIRADLDPATITPGTFRMEWPPKSGRLQEFPELDRVAWFGLDRARAVIVKAQAAFLDRLAEHSP